In Blautia sp. SC05B48, a single genomic region encodes these proteins:
- a CDS encoding VOC family protein yields the protein MNLKDQMNGIQHVGVPTNDIETTIKFYEALGFEIAFQTVNEAANEKVAFLKLGNLVIETYENKAAKMESGAIDHVAIDVKDVEKVHELVTAAGLNTTNDEVHFLPFWENGVKFFTIEGPNKEKVEFSQYL from the coding sequence ATGAATTTAAAAGATCAGATGAACGGAATTCAGCACGTAGGTGTGCCGACCAATGACATTGAGACAACCATTAAATTTTATGAAGCACTGGGATTTGAGATCGCTTTTCAGACAGTGAACGAGGCTGCCAATGAGAAGGTTGCTTTCCTGAAGCTTGGAAATCTTGTGATCGAGACGTACGAGAACAAAGCTGCAAAAATGGAATCCGGTGCCATCGACCATGTTGCCATTGATGTGAAGGATGTGGAGAAAGTCCACGAGCTGGTAACAGCAGCCGGACTGAATACTACCAATGATGAAGTCCATTTCCTGCCGTTCTGGGAGAATGGCGTGAAGTTCTTTACCATTGAAGGCCCGAATAAGGAGAAAGTGGAGTTCAGCCAGTACTTATAA
- a CDS encoding leucine-rich repeat protein — protein sequence MKIHYRIKNNTIEIIRCYGTDDRIVLPEEINGLPVVSAAPYAFSVHKDGEEEAEVWENEDTFSFGEERLLAGEEVQEIVFPDTLKEIGRYIFYGCKKLERLEFSDTLMQVGTGAFTGCSGLKELVIHQKKGTKSCAKEILGELWQKIDVDFLYENGEASGKRAHMVFPEHYDEAVENTPARILFTEYHGSGTNYRQCFYSKELDFAEYDSLFDMAVVMDKLEVLVDMSFGRLCYPWLLSKKAKKQYEDYIRGNIKDIGEYLVESGNLNGLELLSREKLWNREGLEHSIDVASGKKDMEISAFLMNERSRMLEEEQKVAGETEDSVRPVRRKQKFQL from the coding sequence ATGAAAATACATTACAGAATCAAAAATAATACAATAGAAATCATCCGTTGTTACGGTACTGATGACCGGATCGTGCTTCCGGAAGAGATCAATGGTCTTCCGGTAGTCAGTGCGGCGCCGTATGCGTTTTCCGTACACAAGGATGGAGAAGAAGAGGCGGAAGTCTGGGAGAATGAAGATACATTTTCGTTTGGAGAAGAGAGGCTTCTTGCCGGCGAAGAAGTGCAGGAGATCGTTTTCCCGGATACGCTGAAGGAAATCGGAAGATATATTTTTTATGGATGCAAAAAACTGGAGCGGCTGGAGTTTTCGGATACGCTGATGCAGGTGGGAACCGGGGCATTTACGGGATGCAGCGGGTTGAAGGAGCTTGTGATCCATCAGAAAAAGGGAACCAAATCCTGTGCGAAGGAGATTCTTGGGGAGTTATGGCAGAAGATCGATGTGGATTTTCTGTACGAAAATGGCGAGGCAAGTGGAAAACGTGCGCATATGGTTTTTCCGGAGCATTATGATGAGGCGGTGGAGAATACGCCTGCGAGAATTTTGTTTACGGAGTATCATGGATCCGGGACCAATTACCGGCAATGCTTCTATAGTAAAGAACTGGATTTCGCGGAGTATGACAGCCTGTTTGATATGGCAGTGGTGATGGATAAGCTAGAGGTCCTGGTGGATATGAGCTTCGGACGACTTTGTTATCCGTGGCTGCTGAGTAAAAAAGCGAAGAAGCAGTATGAGGATTATATCCGGGGAAATATTAAGGATATCGGGGAATATCTGGTGGAGAGCGGAAACTTAAATGGTTTGGAACTGCTTTCCCGGGAAAAACTCTGGAACAGAGAGGGCCTGGAACACAGTATTGATGTGGCTTCCGGAAAGAAGGATATGGAGATTTCCGCGTTTTTGATGAATGAGCGCAGCAGGATGCTGGAGGAAGAACAGAAGGTGGCCGGGGAGACAGAAGATTCAGTTCGACCGGTGAGAAGGAAACAGAAATTTCAGTTGTAA
- a CDS encoding GntP family permease, with protein sequence MTEPVFAADPLRLLIAAAAGILLLLLLIIKFKIHPVLSLLIAALVIGLGAGMPVPTLVSTVENGAGETLQGIILLIGLGSLFGGILEVSGGAQCVAQTLINKFGEKKAGIALGITGLVVGTTVFFEAGVVILIPLAFGLAKKTKKSTLYYVIPLLAGLATGFAFIPPSAGSVLVANMLNVDLGVMIAVGVPVGILSLIFAGILWSKFIGKKINTGLPSNIQEVREEEEANLPKFSTVLCIILVPLVLILCNTVSEYIPGIDAARPVLEFLGTPFVALIIAVLLAMYFLGKKQGYNGEQLKKILDRSLKPTGQILLVITGGGIIRWVLQDCGMGNIIGPALEKSGLPLVLVAFLIAALIRASVGAAVVAMTMAAGIMAAMPGVADLSPVYLAAMVCAINGGATAFSHVNDSGFWLVSSLLEIDEKTTLKSWTMMETIVGVTGLVCAVVISLFA encoded by the coding sequence ATGACAGAACCGGTATTTGCGGCAGATCCGTTAAGACTGTTGATCGCGGCAGCAGCAGGGATTTTATTATTATTGTTACTTATCATAAAATTTAAGATTCACCCGGTTTTATCCCTGTTGATCGCTGCACTGGTTATCGGGCTTGGTGCCGGAATGCCGGTTCCAACGCTGGTAAGCACTGTGGAAAACGGCGCAGGAGAAACCTTACAGGGAATCATACTCCTGATCGGATTGGGCTCTCTGTTCGGTGGGATATTGGAAGTGTCCGGCGGCGCACAGTGCGTTGCCCAGACACTGATAAACAAATTCGGTGAGAAAAAAGCGGGGATCGCTCTTGGAATTACAGGACTTGTTGTAGGAACCACCGTGTTTTTTGAGGCAGGCGTTGTGATCCTGATCCCTCTGGCATTCGGACTTGCGAAGAAAACAAAGAAATCTACTTTATATTATGTGATTCCTCTTCTCGCCGGACTTGCCACCGGTTTTGCATTCATTCCGCCATCAGCAGGATCTGTTCTGGTGGCAAATATGCTGAATGTGGATCTCGGAGTGATGATCGCGGTAGGTGTGCCTGTGGGTATTTTATCATTGATTTTTGCAGGAATCTTATGGTCCAAATTTATCGGCAAAAAGATCAACACAGGGCTTCCCTCCAATATCCAGGAGGTACGTGAGGAGGAAGAAGCCAATCTGCCGAAATTTTCTACAGTATTATGTATCATTCTTGTTCCGCTGGTACTGATCCTGTGCAATACAGTTTCTGAATACATTCCGGGAATCGACGCGGCACGTCCTGTTCTGGAATTTCTGGGAACACCTTTTGTGGCACTGATCATAGCAGTATTGCTTGCCATGTATTTTCTCGGAAAGAAGCAGGGCTATAATGGAGAGCAGCTTAAGAAAATCCTGGATCGTTCTCTGAAGCCTACCGGACAGATCCTTCTGGTCATCACTGGTGGAGGTATCATCCGCTGGGTTCTTCAGGACTGCGGTATGGGAAACATTATAGGACCTGCCCTGGAAAAAAGCGGACTTCCGCTTGTACTGGTCGCATTTCTTATTGCAGCTCTGATCCGCGCATCTGTTGGTGCGGCAGTTGTGGCTATGACAATGGCAGCAGGAATTATGGCTGCTATGCCCGGAGTTGCAGACTTGTCACCGGTTTATCTGGCAGCAATGGTCTGTGCCATCAACGGTGGTGCAACCGCATTCAGCCATGTAAATGATTCTGGATTCTGGCTGGTAAGCTCTCTTCTGGAGATTGATGAAAAAACAACCCTGAAATCCTGGACAATGATGGAAACTATCGTAGGAGTAACAGGCCTGGTTTGTGCTGTTGTGATCAGCCTGTTTGCATAG
- a CDS encoding IS701 family transposase, with product MSILISIFISGYHGKTTDFAKNSSCHRTTIAHFLNSGKWDDSLLSDTLKCSVIEIIYSEAARTGKPVLCIVDDTIASKTKPSSQALHPIEDAYFHQSHLKGKPDYGHQAVAVMLSCNGIVLNYAFVMYNKSISKIDIVQSIAKELPVPPVMSYFLCDCWYVSEKIINTFAQRGFHTIGALKTNRLLYPSGMKKKLRELAAELSVTHREFDLVTVKKRNYYVYRYEGNLNGIENAVVLLSYPEKAFGNPKALRAFISTNAALSTQEILSWYVCRWPIEVFFRQCKDKLALDSYQIRSAQGIKRYWLLMSLAHFMCAVGTGRFCSFETGYHEICDTIQLEKYRYLFQCAKESNDFDSFMKFAV from the coding sequence ATGAGTATCCTAATCAGTATTTTCATTTCAGGATATCATGGAAAAACCACGGACTTTGCTAAAAACAGTTCCTGCCACAGAACTACGATTGCCCATTTCCTCAATTCCGGAAAATGGGATGATTCCTTACTTTCAGATACGTTAAAATGCTCTGTCATTGAGATTATTTATTCAGAAGCAGCACGCACCGGAAAACCTGTTCTCTGTATTGTGGACGATACGATTGCTTCAAAGACAAAGCCTTCGTCACAGGCTTTACATCCGATTGAAGATGCGTATTTTCACCAATCCCATTTAAAGGGAAAACCGGATTACGGGCATCAGGCAGTTGCTGTTATGCTTTCCTGCAATGGCATTGTTCTGAACTATGCTTTTGTAATGTACAATAAGTCAATTTCCAAGATTGACATTGTACAAAGCATTGCAAAGGAGCTGCCTGTTCCACCGGTAATGTCCTATTTTCTTTGCGACTGCTGGTATGTTTCTGAAAAGATAATCAATACCTTTGCACAGAGAGGGTTCCATACCATCGGTGCTTTGAAAACAAACCGTTTGCTGTATCCATCGGGAATGAAAAAGAAACTTCGTGAACTGGCCGCCGAATTGTCTGTTACACATCGTGAATTTGACCTTGTGACAGTCAAAAAACGAAACTATTATGTGTACCGGTACGAGGGAAACCTCAACGGCATAGAAAATGCGGTAGTTCTTTTGAGTTATCCGGAAAAAGCATTTGGTAATCCCAAAGCATTGCGTGCTTTCATCAGTACAAACGCAGCCCTGTCTACACAGGAGATTCTTTCCTGGTATGTGTGTCGATGGCCGATTGAAGTATTTTTCCGCCAGTGTAAGGATAAACTGGCACTGGACAGCTATCAGATACGCTCTGCACAGGGAATCAAAAGGTACTGGCTACTTATGTCACTGGCACATTTCATGTGTGCAGTGGGTACTGGTAGGTTCTGTTCGTTTGAAACTGGATATCACGAAATCTGTGATACCATTCAGCTGGAAAAGTATCGTTATCTTTTTCAATGCGCAAAGGAAAGCAATGATTTTGATTCATTTATGAAATTCGCAGTGTAG
- a CDS encoding carbohydrate kinase family protein: MYDITTFGEILIDFTSRNINEDGQMLYARNPGGAPANVAVAASRLGAHTAFIGKAGKDMHGKFLKSVLEKESVDTKGMLLDENYFTTLAFVEVRETGERTFSFARKPGADTKIQKEEVDVDVLDHTHIFHVGSLSLTDQPARDTTFYAVKRAKNKGSVISYDPNYRASLWPDEKTAKKHMRSLVPYVDLMKISDEETELLTDHKDVREAAKILYEQGVKVVAVTLGGEGAYIYSKDGGYMVPGFSVKQIADTNGAGDSFWGGFLYKVSTSEKQPDELTQEDLKEFARFGNAVASLCVEKKGAIPAMPELAQVERRIAEESYS, encoded by the coding sequence ATCTATGATATCACAACTTTTGGTGAGATCCTGATCGATTTTACTTCCCGGAATATTAATGAGGACGGACAGATGCTGTATGCCAGAAATCCGGGCGGTGCACCAGCCAATGTTGCAGTTGCAGCCAGCAGACTGGGAGCTCATACTGCATTTATCGGTAAAGCAGGAAAAGACATGCACGGAAAGTTCCTGAAATCTGTTCTTGAGAAAGAAAGCGTGGATACCAAGGGTATGCTTCTGGACGAAAATTATTTTACTACCCTGGCTTTTGTGGAAGTCAGGGAGACCGGAGAGAGGACTTTCTCTTTTGCAAGAAAACCGGGAGCGGATACGAAGATCCAGAAGGAAGAAGTGGACGTGGATGTGCTGGATCATACCCATATTTTTCATGTTGGATCATTGTCCCTGACGGATCAGCCTGCAAGAGATACCACGTTTTATGCGGTAAAAAGAGCGAAAAACAAGGGCAGCGTGATTTCTTACGATCCCAATTACCGTGCATCTCTGTGGCCGGATGAAAAAACTGCCAAAAAACATATGAGAAGTCTGGTACCCTATGTGGATCTCATGAAGATTTCAGATGAGGAAACCGAGCTTCTGACAGATCATAAGGATGTCCGGGAAGCAGCGAAGATACTGTATGAGCAGGGCGTGAAAGTCGTGGCAGTTACTCTTGGCGGTGAAGGAGCTTATATTTACAGCAAAGATGGAGGCTATATGGTGCCGGGATTTTCAGTGAAACAGATTGCGGATACGAACGGAGCCGGTGATTCCTTCTGGGGAGGATTCCTGTATAAGGTCAGCACATCGGAGAAACAGCCGGACGAGCTGACACAGGAGGATCTGAAGGAATTTGCACGTTTCGGTAATGCGGTGGCCAGTCTATGCGTGGAGAAAAAAGGTGCGATCCCGGCAATGCCGGAGCTTGCACAGGTGGAACGCAGAATTGCAGAGGAATCGTATTCATAA
- a CDS encoding ROK family transcriptional regulator — MSEKGLTTINLKKINRSKVYQYIYKTRQTSKMQIVQDLQMGLSTVSQNLNLLEKEGLIDRNGYFDSTGGRKAQAIQITSDFRISIGIGILKNMFHITAIDLYGNAFYTETIALPYSNAEEYYRQLTDKVRRFIAENHYPKEKILGISIATQGITSPDNSTVIYGNIMNNTGMKLEDFSRHLPYPCHLEHDSKSAAFLELWNHPELDSAVVFLLNRNLGGAIITNHQIHQGSSMHSGTLEHMCVNPDGPLCYCGNHGCLETYCSANALEQSAGMPVREFFSLLREKKSPRLAEHWEDYLNHLAFAMKNLNLIIDAPIIISGYLAPYFTEEDINYLLEHINTDAPFTLDKSQILVGTHGQYTPAIGAALYYVEKFIQSV; from the coding sequence ATGAGCGAAAAAGGATTAACCACCATCAATTTAAAGAAAATAAACCGGTCCAAGGTTTACCAATATATATACAAAACACGCCAGACTTCCAAAATGCAGATCGTCCAGGACCTTCAGATGGGGCTTTCCACAGTAAGTCAGAACCTGAACCTGCTGGAAAAAGAAGGGCTTATTGACAGAAACGGATATTTTGATTCCACGGGAGGCAGGAAAGCTCAGGCCATCCAGATCACCTCGGATTTCCGGATTTCCATTGGCATCGGGATCCTGAAAAACATGTTCCATATCACAGCCATCGACTTATATGGAAATGCCTTTTATACAGAAACCATTGCTCTTCCCTATTCCAACGCAGAAGAATATTACAGACAACTGACCGATAAAGTACGAAGATTCATCGCAGAAAATCACTATCCGAAAGAAAAGATCTTGGGTATTTCCATTGCCACACAGGGGATCACTTCTCCGGATAATTCCACTGTGATCTACGGAAACATCATGAACAATACCGGAATGAAGCTGGAGGATTTTTCCCGGCATCTTCCTTACCCCTGCCATCTGGAACATGATTCCAAATCCGCCGCTTTTCTGGAGCTGTGGAATCACCCGGAGCTTGACAGTGCTGTCGTGTTCCTTCTGAACCGAAACCTTGGCGGTGCCATTATAACCAATCATCAGATTCATCAGGGAAGTTCCATGCACAGCGGAACCCTTGAGCATATGTGCGTCAATCCTGACGGCCCTTTATGTTACTGCGGAAACCATGGCTGTCTGGAAACCTACTGCTCTGCCAACGCTCTGGAACAGTCTGCCGGGATGCCTGTGAGGGAATTTTTCTCTCTGCTCCGCGAAAAAAAATCTCCCCGGCTTGCTGAGCACTGGGAAGATTATCTGAACCATCTGGCCTTTGCCATGAAAAATCTGAACCTGATCATCGATGCACCGATCATCATTAGCGGATATCTGGCACCTTATTTTACAGAAGAAGATATTAATTATCTGTTAGAACACATCAACACAGACGCACCATTCACCCTGGACAAAAGCCAGATTCTGGTCGGCACCCACGGGCAGTATACACCTGCCATTGGTGCAGCTTTATATTATGTGGAGAAATTTATACAGAGCGTGTGA
- a CDS encoding mannitol dehydrogenase family protein has protein sequence MKLTREGIKEREAWKKAGIDLPGYDVEAVTEKAKKEPGWVHFGIGNIFRVFIGGIADGLLEEGVLDRGITCVETFDYDVADKIYAPYDNLGLNVILHGDGTREYKVLGALAEAVKAQSSDAEQWNRLKEIFAAKSLQLVSFTITEKGYALRKADGTWFPFVEADIKNGSDKATGAMAVLVAMLNERYKAGKYPIALVSMDNCSQNGAKLRESVLTMTEEWHKAGFVDDGFVDYVTDEKVVAFPWTMIDKITPRPSEQIAADLENLGVEDMQPVITGKKTYIAPFVNAEKPQYLVIEDSFPNGRPALEKGFGVYMADRDTVNLSERMKVTVCLNPVHSATGPLGVVLGYDLFAHMLNTNEDMMKMARMVAYDEGLPVVADPGILSPQTFVDELFNDRFPNEYLGDTNLRLAVDVSQMVGIRFGETVKAYVKKFGDASRLTAIPLGIAGWLRYMLAVDDEGNKFELAPDPMNEEITEQLDDIVIGKPETLKNQLKPILSNERLFFTDLYKDGVGEKIEDMFREMIAGPGAVKATIHKYVK, from the coding sequence ATGAAATTAACAAGAGAAGGAATCAAAGAACGTGAAGCATGGAAGAAAGCAGGCATCGATCTTCCAGGATACGATGTAGAGGCAGTTACTGAGAAAGCGAAGAAGGAGCCAGGCTGGGTACATTTCGGAATCGGAAATATCTTCCGTGTATTTATCGGAGGTATTGCAGATGGTCTTCTGGAAGAGGGAGTTCTTGACAGAGGCATCACATGTGTAGAAACCTTTGATTATGATGTAGCAGATAAGATTTACGCGCCATATGACAACCTTGGCTTAAATGTCATTCTCCATGGTGATGGAACCCGTGAATACAAAGTTCTTGGGGCACTTGCAGAAGCAGTGAAAGCACAGTCTTCTGATGCTGAACAATGGAACCGCCTGAAAGAAATTTTTGCGGCTAAATCCCTGCAGTTAGTTTCCTTCACTATCACAGAGAAGGGTTATGCACTCCGGAAAGCAGACGGAACATGGTTCCCGTTTGTGGAAGCAGATATTAAAAACGGATCGGATAAGGCAACGGGAGCAATGGCAGTTCTTGTGGCTATGCTGAATGAGAGATATAAAGCAGGGAAATATCCGATCGCCCTGGTATCCATGGACAACTGCTCACAGAACGGCGCCAAGCTTCGTGAGTCCGTACTGACTATGACAGAGGAATGGCATAAAGCGGGCTTCGTAGATGATGGCTTCGTAGATTATGTAACGGATGAGAAGGTGGTTGCATTCCCGTGGACCATGATCGACAAGATCACACCTCGTCCAAGCGAGCAGATCGCAGCAGACCTTGAGAACCTGGGCGTTGAAGATATGCAGCCGGTGATCACAGGAAAGAAAACATACATTGCACCATTTGTTAATGCTGAGAAGCCACAGTATCTTGTTATCGAGGACAGCTTCCCCAACGGACGCCCTGCTTTGGAAAAAGGCTTCGGCGTATACATGGCGGACAGAGATACCGTCAATCTCTCCGAGAGAATGAAAGTAACCGTCTGCCTGAATCCGGTACATTCCGCAACCGGCCCTCTTGGTGTGGTACTTGGATATGATCTCTTTGCACATATGCTGAACACCAACGAAGATATGATGAAAATGGCCCGTATGGTTGCTTATGACGAGGGACTTCCGGTAGTTGCAGATCCTGGAATCCTTTCCCCACAGACATTTGTGGATGAGCTTTTCAATGACCGTTTCCCGAATGAGTATCTTGGAGACACCAACCTTCGTCTGGCTGTAGATGTGTCCCAGATGGTAGGTATCCGTTTCGGTGAGACTGTAAAAGCATATGTGAAGAAATTTGGAGATGCTTCCAGGCTGACAGCAATCCCGCTTGGAATCGCAGGATGGCTGAGATACATGCTGGCTGTAGATGACGAAGGAAACAAATTTGAGCTTGCACCGGACCCGATGAATGAGGAGATCACAGAGCAGCTTGACGATATCGTGATCGGAAAACCGGAGACCCTTAAGAATCAGCTGAAGCCGATCCTTTCCAATGAGAGACTGTTCTTCACAGACCTTTATAAAGATGGTGTCGGAGAGAAAATCGAGGATATGTTCCGTGAGATGATCGCAGGACCGGGAGCTGTAAAGGCAACTATTCATAAATATGTAAAATGA